Proteins from one Arcobacter sp. F155 genomic window:
- a CDS encoding transglutaminase-like cysteine peptidase produces the protein MKRIILLILISTLFLQAKSITLNDKDKEELKNNPNKKAVYLRLLKYLELKTKIKDFSLEKKLNYVNSFYNKILPVNDSTKYSSDDYWATPKEFIIEGKGDCEDYAIAKYFTLKEVGIPKEKLFLAVVKVKGATNYHMVLTYLENKNSMPLILDNLSFRVLPFIKRTDLTPKFIFNEKEAFILKNKKIHKKAKIDWGKEDKWKNLLNRIYKENE, from the coding sequence ATGAAACGCATAATTCTACTTATTTTAATTTCTACATTATTTTTACAAGCAAAAAGTATAACTTTAAATGACAAAGACAAAGAAGAGCTTAAAAATAATCCAAATAAAAAAGCCGTTTATTTACGACTTTTAAAATATTTAGAATTAAAAACTAAAATAAAAGACTTCTCACTAGAAAAAAAACTAAACTATGTAAATAGTTTTTATAATAAGATTTTACCTGTAAATGATTCTACAAAATATAGTTCAGATGATTATTGGGCTACTCCAAAAGAGTTTATTATAGAAGGTAAAGGAGATTGTGAAGATTATGCAATTGCAAAATATTTTACCCTAAAAGAAGTTGGAATTCCTAAAGAGAAACTTTTTTTAGCTGTTGTAAAAGTAAAAGGTGCAACAAACTATCACATGGTATTAACTTACTTAGAAAACAAAAACTCTATGCCTTTGATTCTAGACAATCTAAGTTTTAGAGTTCTTCCTTTTATCAAAAGAACAGATTTAACTCCAAAGTTTATTTTTAATGAAAAAGAAGCCTTTATCTTAAAAAATAAAAAGATTCACAAAAAAGCAAAAATAGACTGGGGAAAAGAAGATAAATGGAAGAATCTTCTAAACCGAATTTATAAAGAAAATGAATAA
- a CDS encoding AzlC family ABC transporter permease, with protein sequence MSLEREIKTAFKISIPVMMGYSVLGFAFGLLLVSFDYPWYLAPLMSLFIYAGALQFVAINFFNAKAGFVDIAIASWFVNLRQSFYGLSLLKRFKKTGKLKPYLIFGLTDETYALLTTIKDDEQLKKKWYYFFLTAFNQAYWFTGATLGAIVGSNIEFNTAGLEFSLTALFVVLCIEQYKNLKNSIPFLIGSIASVVALILVPSDKMLIVTISLALVLLFFFRQRLSNE encoded by the coding sequence TTGAGTTTAGAACGAGAAATAAAGACTGCATTTAAAATCTCTATCCCTGTTATGATGGGATACTCTGTTTTAGGTTTTGCCTTTGGATTACTGTTAGTATCTTTTGATTATCCTTGGTATTTAGCACCTCTTATGTCACTTTTCATTTATGCAGGGGCTTTACAATTTGTTGCAATAAACTTTTTTAATGCAAAAGCAGGTTTTGTAGATATAGCAATTGCTTCTTGGTTTGTAAACTTAAGACAATCCTTTTATGGCTTATCTTTATTAAAGAGATTTAAAAAAACAGGAAAGTTAAAACCTTATTTGATATTTGGTTTGACAGATGAAACATATGCTTTATTAACAACAATAAAAGATGATGAGCAACTAAAAAAGAAGTGGTACTATTTCTTTTTGACAGCTTTCAATCAAGCTTATTGGTTCACAGGTGCAACTTTAGGAGCAATCGTTGGCTCAAATATTGAGTTTAATACAGCAGGTCTAGAGTTTTCATTAACAGCTCTTTTTGTTGTTCTTTGTATAGAACAATATAAGAACTTAAAAAACTCAATACCATTTTTAATTGGCTCTATTGCTTCAGTTGTTGCTTTGATACTAGTTCCTTCAGATAAGATGCTTATTGTAACTATTTCTCTTGCTTTAGTATTACTGTTCTTTTTTAGACAAAGGCTAAGTAATGAGTAG
- a CDS encoding branched-chain amino acid transporter permease, giving the protein MSSMELYIAIAIMAVVNFLTRVFPFVFFAKKDLPKSMEFIEKFFPATIMTILVFYTLKDVDFSLYPHGIKEVGGIVFTALLHLTLKNYLVSIFLGTIFYMALVQYF; this is encoded by the coding sequence ATGAGTAGTATGGAACTTTATATTGCAATAGCAATTATGGCTGTAGTAAACTTTTTGACAAGAGTATTTCCCTTTGTTTTTTTTGCAAAGAAAGACTTACCAAAGTCAATGGAGTTTATTGAGAAGTTTTTCCCAGCAACTATTATGACAATTTTGGTTTTTTATACTTTGAAAGATGTTGATTTCTCTTTATATCCACATGGAATAAAAGAAGTAGGGGGAATAGTTTTTACAGCCCTTTTACATTTGACTCTAAAAAACTATTTGGTTTCTATTTTTTTAGGAACTATCTTTTATATGGCTTTAGTGCAATATTTTTAG
- a CDS encoding GGDEF domain-containing protein: MTKKITENFEIFPWNENLEIGIEEIDEQHKTIIELLNKLANSLTQDEAIEVEETFNELAKYADFHFKSEEKVWQKHIKDEELLKQHNHSHESFLPKVLELKEKNKDKNYNEAIEEILLFLIRWLAFHIVDEDKRFALVIKALEDGKSMQEAVFETESMMSGSMKSLIETILSMYDKLSIKTINLIRERKARLKAEKELRKINKKLEELSITDQLTKIYNRRYFDEQFEKELEEKKDTNTLISVMIFDIDYFKKLNDTYGHAKGDEALIKVSKALKQLCKDNNISVYRVGGEEFTILFTNKNEEEILTILDKLEESIAKLEIKNEGSTVSDYVTISGGLVSLIPTEESTIDSIMRLADERLYEAKKTGRNKIIYS, from the coding sequence TTGACGAAAAAAATCACAGAAAACTTTGAGATTTTCCCTTGGAATGAAAATCTTGAAATAGGTATTGAAGAAATAGATGAACAGCATAAGACTATTATAGAGCTTCTAAATAAGCTTGCTAATAGTTTAACACAAGATGAAGCTATTGAAGTAGAAGAGACTTTCAATGAGTTAGCAAAATATGCAGATTTTCATTTTAAAAGTGAAGAGAAAGTTTGGCAAAAGCATATCAAAGACGAAGAACTTCTTAAACAACATAATCATAGTCATGAATCTTTTCTACCAAAAGTATTAGAGTTAAAAGAGAAAAATAAAGATAAAAACTATAATGAAGCTATTGAAGAGATTCTTTTATTTTTAATTAGATGGTTAGCCTTTCATATAGTAGATGAAGACAAAAGGTTTGCATTAGTTATTAAAGCTTTAGAAGATGGTAAAAGTATGCAAGAAGCTGTTTTTGAAACTGAAAGTATGATGAGTGGTTCAATGAAAAGTCTTATTGAAACTATTCTTTCTATGTATGATAAATTATCAATTAAAACAATTAATCTTATTAGAGAAAGAAAAGCTAGACTTAAAGCAGAAAAAGAGCTTAGAAAAATCAATAAAAAACTTGAAGAACTTTCAATAACAGACCAACTTACAAAAATATATAATAGAAGATATTTTGATGAACAGTTTGAAAAAGAGCTTGAAGAAAAGAAAGATACAAATACACTTATTTCTGTAATGATATTTGATATAGATTACTTTAAAAAGCTAAATGACACTTATGGACATGCAAAGGGTGATGAAGCTTTAATCAAAGTTTCTAAGGCATTAAAACAGTTATGTAAAGACAATAATATCTCTGTTTATAGAGTGGGTGGAGAAGAGTTTACTATTTTATTCACAAATAAAAATGAAGAAGAGATATTAACTATTTTAGATAAATTAGAAGAGTCAATTGCTAAACTTGAAATTAAAAATGAAGGCAGTACAGTAAGTGACTATGTAACTATCTCAGGAGGTTTAGTAAGTTTAATTCCTACGGAAGAGTCAACTATTGATTCAATAATGAGACTTGCTGATGAAAGACTTTATGAGGCAAAAAAAACAGGTAGAAATAAAATCATCTATAGTTAA
- a CDS encoding beta-ketoacyl-ACP synthase III produces the protein MTYAAFRSIGAYIPPKIMTNFDFEKIIDTTDEWITKRTGIKERRISEENEASSDLGARAAQVAIDRANIAKEDIDLVICATVTPDYLCMPSTACLIASKLDLPPVQAFDVSAACTGFVYAVSMAKAFIESGMKKNVLIIGAEKYTSILDYTDRTTCFIFGDGAGAAIISATDKKEEAIIDVNCSSDGNYDDLIKTAGGGSKHPCSQEVLDNKMACIRMKGNETFKLAVKTLTSDVQDMMEKHNITNKDITHFIPHQANYRIISAVGKALGLNDEQTVVTVDKYGNTSAASIPMAMNYAYEQGKIKKGDMLLFDAFGAGLTWGSALFPFAPKQ, from the coding sequence ATGACGTATGCAGCGTTTAGATCAATTGGAGCTTATATACCTCCAAAGATTATGACTAATTTTGATTTTGAAAAAATCATTGACACTACAGATGAATGGATTACTAAAAGAACAGGAATCAAAGAAAGAAGAATCTCAGAAGAGAATGAAGCTTCATCTGATTTAGGTGCAAGAGCAGCGCAAGTTGCTATTGACAGAGCAAATATTGCAAAAGAAGATATAGATTTAGTTATCTGTGCAACAGTAACTCCTGATTATCTTTGTATGCCATCTACTGCTTGTTTAATTGCATCAAAACTTGATTTACCTCCAGTTCAAGCATTTGACGTAAGTGCCGCATGTACAGGTTTTGTTTATGCAGTATCTATGGCAAAAGCATTCATTGAGTCAGGAATGAAAAAAAATGTACTAATTATTGGTGCAGAAAAATATACTTCAATTTTAGATTATACAGATAGAACAACATGCTTTATCTTCGGAGATGGTGCTGGAGCAGCTATTATTTCTGCAACAGACAAAAAAGAAGAAGCTATAATTGATGTAAACTGCTCAAGTGATGGAAATTATGATGATTTAATTAAAACTGCTGGTGGTGGAAGTAAACATCCTTGTAGCCAAGAGGTTTTAGATAATAAAATGGCTTGTATTAGAATGAAAGGAAATGAGACTTTCAAACTTGCTGTTAAAACTTTAACTTCTGATGTACAAGATATGATGGAAAAACATAATATCACTAATAAAGATATTACTCACTTTATCCCTCATCAAGCAAACTATAGAATTATCTCAGCAGTAGGTAAAGCTTTAGGATTAAATGATGAGCAAACAGTTGTAACTGTTGACAAATATGGAAATACTTCAGCCGCATCAATTCCAATGGCTATGAACTATGCTTATGAGCAAGGTAAAATCAAAAAAGGTGATATGCTTTTATTTGATGCTTTTGGAGCTGGACTTACATGGGGATCTGCTTTATTCCCATTTGCACCAAAACAATAA